TCGAGTCCATTTTTTTGCGGACCGGGCATTATGTCAAATCGGTGGGCCCGCACCACCACTGTCCGAGGCGCCGTTGGTTTGCACAATTTTGTTCCCGCCTTTTGCAGAATTTTGTTCCAGACCCAATGGGCAAGCCTGGCCGGCGCTCTGGGGAGCGCGCGTCGGCGGCCGGCGCGACACCACCGGCGTGACTCAGCTAGCTCGCAGGGGTGTACCGGATGGCGACCGTCATCGCTTTGCACAGCCGAATCCCGTCCATAGGATCGCCTCGCGCCGTCGGCAGGGTTCAGGTCGACGACTGACCGATGCGTTGGGGGAAGGTACAAAATTGCTTCAAGTGTCGGCCGGAGGAACAATTTTTTGCAGCGTTTCTTGAAGCAAAATTGTTACCATCGCCCTGCAATCGGCTTGCTGGCGGGCGACAAGCGGGAACACATTTATGCAAACCGACGAGTAGACCCGCAACTGTAAGTTTGTCGCGTGGAGACGGCAGCCACTACGTGTCAGTGCACAGCCCTGCCCGGCGCGGTCAATGGATCTCGGAACGGGAGTAGTTTCCGGGGCGCACCCCGGCGCCTGCCCCACGTCCTGCGCCACGGCTTGACAGACGGGGCGGCACCGTCAATAATGACGACAGGCCTAGCCTACGAGGTCACCCCAGTCCCACTGGTGGCCGCCTAAAGCCCGCTCACACAGCGGGCTTTTGTGCGTCTGGGCCCCGTCAAGCCACCCCGCCCACGACGCGGCCCACCACGCTGCTTCAGCCAAAGCAGCTGTACTTGATCCCCTGCAGCCCGTTGTCCTCGGTACACAGCACGTCAATCAGCTTGCCGGCCTGCACCAGCGCCGTGTAGGCCCGATGGTTCGCGTCGTAGCCCCCTTGGCACACCGGCCAGAGCACCAGATCGGCGAACTGCATCAGCGCCGAGGACTTGGTCTTCGTCCGGAATTCCAAGAGCGTCGCGTGCAGCGTCTCCGCCGCAAGGGGCGCATATTTTTGCGAGGTGGTCGTGTTAAAGGGCGCACCGACACGACGCATGTCGTCAAAGTAGCCCTTGAACTGCGCCTCGGTCTTCTGGTCACTGCGCTCGACAAAGATGCGCAGTCGCCCGCCGTGGTGATGCGCCACCTTGGCGGCGCGCTCCACCGCGATACTGAACGCGGTTCGGCACAGCTTCCAGCGGCGTGGCCCATACTGCGCCATGTAGCGCTGGTTGTACCCCGGCCGATCGATGACGCAGGCCAGTACGTGGATGGGCAGCGCGACGATCAGCGCGGTCAGCTCGCCCATGAACGCTTGGTACTGGTCCCGGGGCAAGGCCTCCAGCCAACGAAAGCGCCCGGTCTTGTTGCGGATGTCGTAGGAGCGGAACGGCTCGCCGGCCATTTGTGGCCAGCGCTCGCGGAAGGCGGCAATGCTGGCTTTCGCGGCCTCCGCCGCGTCGGCCCGGACGAGCAATCCGCCGAGGGCAAACCAATCAGGTCCTTGTGGGTCGGTGCTGCGGTTACGATCGGGATCGCGTGACCCCGAGTCGTCCATGTAGAAGTGGTATTCATTGCGCATGCCGCAACTATGACACAACCCGCGCGGCCAGTGCGCGGCCCCGCTGGGCCGCTCGCTTTACGCGCCAGCGCGACCAAGTCCCGCTAGGACCTGCTGCGCACGAGCAGCCCCAGACCGATGGCCACCACCAGCGCCACGACGACCGGAAAGGCATGGTCGGGTGGAGAGAGCACGCGCGGGGATCGACAGCAACTGCGCGGAGAAAGCTTCGCACACGTACTGAAGGAGATTGCGCGGAACGGCAGCAAACCGGTCCAACGGCCGACCGAAGGCCCGGAGGCAAACGAGCTGTAGGCCGACCGCGGCGCATCTTTCTGGCCGAAACCGCTCCCGTATTGCCGCGATGTCAGCACTAGTGAGCTGAAAAAATTGCCGCAGGTCAAATTCTGCCAAACGGGCAGGCAACTCTTCCCTGCCAACGTAGCGATACGCAAATGCCGACAGCTTGAACAAGCGACCTCGTGCTACGCACGCGTTCCACTCCCCACTGGAGGTGTTCGCTCGTATGCTCAAACAAGTTTCTCACCCCCAACTTCAATTCACTGACGCGGGTGTTGCACTTGGGACTTGAAACCGCCGACGATTACCCCTTGTAGGACTCCGGCACTGCTGCGGCCCCATATCAAGACTGCCGGATAACCTGCCTATAGCATATAGCCTAACCGTGCTGCACAGCAGTTACACGCAGATGGAGTCCGGAGCGCTCACGACTGACTTCATATGAGGTTACGACCCGCTTATCCTGGGGAAACAGAATGTGCTTGCGCTGGATGAGAGCCAGGGTGGCCTCCCGGAAATCCTGTGCAGCGGAGCCGTCCGATGCACCGAGCGCTGGGGTATTGCAGATGAACCGGTCAAGATCGGCCTCTGCTTCGTCCGGCGTGTTGCTCGTCGAGGCAATGTTCCAGGCGATTACGCCCATGCCGACCAGCTTGCGCGTCCTATCGAGCGGCAGATCATCGCTGGCATATGGATCAATAAGGTTAATCAAGGCTGCCGAAATCTTGCCATACGGGTTGTATCCGGGAGCGAACGGGAGGTTGCTGAGCGATGCAGGCTGTGTTGATGCGACGGATTGCAGAGCTTTCTTGCGGCGGCTGGCTTTTCCCATTGGGGCCTCGTTCACGGAGTCAGGCGACTTGACGGCTGCCCGCGGTCCGGGGCGGCGGCTCACAGAGCATGGGAGCGTATCCCGGCTTGTCGGGAAGGACATTGGGCGGCCCTGGTGATGGCCATAAGTGGCCCCGCCAGGGGCCGACCCTCACTCAGGCTATGACTGACAATCCGTGCTTCTGAACAACTTGCAGCAGTCGAGCTGCAATGCCGCTGGGCTTCTTATCGCCACGCTCCCATTGCTGGACCGTCGACGCACTAGTGTTCAGATAGTGTGCAAACACCGCTTGGCTAACCTTCACGTCTTTGCGAATGCGTGCGATAGCCTTGGCATCGAATTCGGGAGCCTTTTCGATGCACAGGTCGTCGTACTCACGCATGGTCTTCTTGCTTATGACCTTCATGTCGTAGAGGTCCGACGCCGCGCTATGGATTGCTTCAGACGCTGCGCTCTTAAACCGTGTCTTAGGCATTGCAAATCTCCACAAACTTCTTTGCTTCAACAAACTCGTCGACTTCAGCCATAGTTAACTTGCCGTAGTTCTTGGCAAGTTTCTTGAAGTCTTTCAGCTCTCGCTCATCAATGTTTTCCATATCCGACTTCGCGAACAGGAAGACAAACACCCAGAATTCCCCGATCTTGTTGATGACGATTGAGCGCGGCGTGTTCTTGCTGAGCCGCTTCTTCCAAACGTTGCCGCCTAGATCATCGGCCTGACCTTCGATGAGTTGCCGCGCCGCTTTGCACAACTCTTTGTCCGTAATCCCGACATCCTTTGCCGCCTTGGTGAACCATTTGGTTTTGAAAACCCGCTGCGCGAGTGCCGTCATAGGCCGTTGCTGTTATTGGATGATGAATCATAGCACTATGTGCCATGCTATTCAACCACGTTGCACGCTTGCAAGGCATAGCCGGCGCAGGTCCGCGAGCGTCGGCTCGGCCTTCTGGAGCTGCGTGTGCTCAGCGCGCCGCGTGCGTCAACAGCATCGGCAGCTGCTTTCGATATATGTTTTAAGGACTACGCCAAAAATGGTACCAGACGGGTACCAAATCGATAGCTATCAGATATCCCGGCTGCGACGCGCCTCAAGACGTCCCGTTGCCGATTCGAAAATGTTCCACCGTCTGCCCGGCGTGGATCGCCCGCTGCAGCCAGTCCGGCATGGCGCCGCGGCCGTCCCAGCCTTGCCCGTGCGCATTGCGGTAGCGCACCGCTCCTGGCGTTGGGGTCGGCGGCGGCTCGGCAAAGCAGCCGGCGGCCTGCAAGTCAGCCAGGCTCAGCCCATGCTGGGCCATCTGGATGCGGATCCAGGTAATCGCTTGCGCGCGCTCGATTTCGATCGACATGGTGTAGGTGAAGAAATTTGAGGCAACGCCGGATCCGGCGACTTGCTGTCGTCTGACAGCGTTGGATTTCAGGGTTGTTTTGGGGATGGCCGTGGCGAGAATCGGTGCCGGTTGGAGGACGCGGCCGCCCTCGCTGCTTAAATTTTAGTCAAATCCGCAGAAGCCGTCGGCACTCTGCCCCCCTGCGCGGCTTGTCCACAGGCTTGTCCCCTCGCGCGGTGGATAAACTCCATCTGACACCCCCTCAGGCTGGCCCGGGCTTGAACTTGGTGCGCGTCACCGGCACCCGGCGCTTGGCACCTACCAGGCGGCGCGTCGCGGTGGCTTGCGCATCGGCCCGCTCGGCGCGCCGTACCGCCGTTTCCAGTTGCGCCCGCAGCTCGTCTCGGGCCGCCTGCCCTCGCCCGAGCGCCTGCTCTGTCTCCGCCAGTCGCAGGCTGAGCGTATCGCGCTCAGCCTGCAGCCGCGCCCGCGCCTCGGCGCCGGCGACGGCGGCGTCCTGCGCCCGCGCCTGCGCCGCCGCCAACTCAGCACGCAGGTCCGCGAGCGCCTGCTCGGCCTTCTGGCGCAGCGTGCGCTTCTGGTCGATCTCGCGCAGCGCGCGGCGCTCGGTGGCGCTGGCCCGCTCCTGCGCGACAGCCACCTGCTCGCGGGTGTGTTCCAGCTCCGCCGAGAATTGGGTACGCAGCTCCAGCAACTGCCGCTCGAGCGCCTCGACCTGGCGTACGCCCTCCTCGTGACGCGCCCGCGCGGCCGCGTGGGCCTGGCGCTCGGCTTCCAGTTCCCCTTGCAGCGCCGCGCGCGCGCGCTGGACGGCGTCGAGCCCGGCCTGCACGGCGGCGGTCTCCTGCTCGGCCACTACCACCGCGGCGCGCGCCTGGTCGCGCTGCGCCTCCGCCTCGCTCGCCTGCAACCGCGCTTCGGCCCGCAGCGCGGCCAGTTCGCCGCTAGCGGCCTCGTTGGCGGCCTGCCAGATCGACTGCACGGCATTGGCGGCGATCGCCTTGAGCGCGTCCGGCAGCTCGGGATGCGCGATGGTCACGTGCATCTTGTCGCGCAGGTCCTGCCAGAACTGCACCAGCACCTCGGTGGGCGTGCCCATGCTGCCCTTGCGCACCAGGCCGTAGAGCTTGTTGGCGGTGGGCGTGATGCCGTACCGGGAGACCGCGCCAAAGCGGGGGCTGAGATCAGTCTTCACGCAAGAGCATAATGAGCCACCTACAATGTGCTCATGTCCTTCGATCTTCAACCGGCGATCTCTGTCCTCCAGTTGCGAATCAGCCTGCGAGGCTTGAGCCCGCCGGTTTGGCGGCGCGTCATCTTTCCCGAGCACTTGACGCTCGCGTACTTGCACAGTGTCATCCAGGTAGTCATGGGCTGGACGGACGAACATCTGCACCAGTTCACGATCCGAGGCAGGCGTTACGGCGAGGCCCATGAGGGCGTCCTGCAATTTTCCACGGTGGCAAACGAGCTGACGCTGGCCGCGTTTAGTCTGCGAGAACACGAAGGCTTCGTCTATGTGTACGACTTCAACGCGTGGTGGCGGCACGATATACGCGTCGAGCGGCGTATGCTGCGGCAGCGTCCTGGGCCGCTGCCACGCTGCGTGGCGGGTTGCGGGCCTTGCCCGCCAGAGGACATCGGCGGGATCGAGAGGTATCTGGAGGCCAGGGACGAACGCAGTGAGTACGAGTTCCTCGACTGGCTCGAGTCGCTGCGCGAGGGTCCAGTTATGCTGGACGACCTGCGGGATGAGGTCGACCAATGGCTGGTTTGGCTGGACCGGCGCTTCGACCGTCGGACCGCCAATGAACGTTTGCAACAAATCCCGGCATAGACTGGCTGCCCAGACATGCGTGGGAGGCCGCCATGCGGATCAGCTTGCAAGTCGTAGTGGATACCGAGGGTGACGCGCCTGCCACCGTCACCGAGATTGCGCAGTTCGAGCGAGCCGGCCTCGATGCCGGCTCGCTGGGTCTGCACTTGGCGGAAGCGAAATCATTGCTGGGTCGGCTGCAGCGCACGATGGTCGCGGCACAGCAGGTTGCCGAGGCGGTTGCCCGGACCAGCGTTTGCCCCACGTGCGGTGCGCAGTTGGCTTGCAAGGGCCACCATCACCTGGTCTTCCGTAGTGCGTTCGGGCGACTGTCGATTGACAGTCCCAGGCTGTACCCCTGCCGGCAGTGCAAGGGCGACGCACCGAGCTTCAGTCCGGTCGCCGGCTTTTTGCCTGAGCGGGTCAGTCCAGAACTGCAGTATCTCGAGGTCAAGTTTGCAGCGTTGATGTCCTATGGCCTGACCGTCAACGTTTTGCAGGAGGTGTTGCCGCTCGATCACTTGCTGGCAGCCAGCTCGATCCGGCGCCAGGTCACCGTGCTCGGTCGCCGGCTGGAAGCGGAACAGGCCGCCGATGCCCGGCAGCAGGTGGAGATGGCGGCGAGCATTCGTTCGCCCGACATCCCGGAACCCAGTCCGGTGCGCGCGATTGGCATTGACGGCGGCTACCTTCGGCTGGCGGGCCGCAAGCGTCGCCAGGACGGTTGGTTTGAGGTGATTGTCGGCAAGTCCATGCGGGATCAGGGTGCCGGCCACAGTTTTGCCTACGTACACAAACTGGAGCATCGGCCGGCCGATCGGATGTTGAATTTCCTCCTGCGAGAAGGTGTGCAACCGGATCAACCGGTTACCTTTCTCTCGGACGGCGGGGATACCGTACGGTCTGCCCAGTTCGGCTTTGGTGATCGCGGTGAGTGCATCCTCGATTGGTTTCACATCGCCATGCGGGTACAGAACCTCGAGCAGATGATCAAGGGCCGGCCAGCACACAGCGATGGCCCGAGCAATGCGATATTGATCAAGGCGCTGCAAGGTGCCAAGTGGCACTTGTGGCACGGCTGCCCCTATCCAGCGTTGCGCCGGCTGGAAAACCTGGGCTGGGATCTCGACGCCGAAGCCAGTCCCGAGGAGGCCAAGCTCCTTGGCAAGCTCGAGGAGTTGATCATTTATCTGGATAACAACAGGGGCTTCATCGTGAACTACGGTGACCGCTACCGCCACGGCGAGCCCATTGCATCGGGCTTCGTCGAGTCGGCCGTCAACCAGGTGATCAGCAAGCGGTTCGTCAAACGCCAACAGATGGCCTGGCGGCCGCGGCACGCGCACGCACTGCTACAAATCCGGACTGCCGTGCTCAATGACCAGCTCCGATCGCACGTTGAACGATGGTATCCCTCCATCGCCAGAGCAGAAAACCACCGCATCGCCGCTTAGTTGGCCCCCGCTTTGGCGCGGTCTCCGAGCAGGGCACTGGCTACAGCAAGAAGCGCCGGATTTCGTTAACTCCGCATTGATTGAGTTTCTTCTCGAGCTTTGATTCACTCCGGCGTGGTCTGACGGCTCAACGTAACGGCCCGGTGGAGGCCGTCTTGTCAACCTGTCGGCTCGCAAACCTCCCTGTGCCGCCTCGCCTTGCCCGAGCGCCTGTTCTGCCTCCGCCAGCTGCCGGCTGCGCGTGTGCCTGCAGTCGCGCCCGCGCCTGCACCGCCGCCAGTTCAACGCGCAGGTCCACGAGCGCCTGCTCGCCCTTCTGCCGCAGCGTGCGCTCCTGGTCGATTTCGCGCAGCGCGCGGCGCTCGGTGGCACTGGCCCGTTCCTGCGCCACCGCCGCCTGCTCGCGGGTGCGCTCCAGCTCCAGATCTTTCGAGAATTGAGTACGCAACGCCTTCAACTCCTGCTCGAGCGCCTCGACCTGGCGCTTGCCTTCCTCGTGACGCCTCTGCGCGGCCGCGTGGGGAGCCGTTGGACCGCCTCGGCGGACTCCGCTTCGATACGCCCCTGCAGCATGCGCAAGCCCCGGTAGAGAGCTGCACGCGAGCGTCACTAGGGATATATTCTGTTCCTCTCCGACACCTGTTCATTCAGCGTCCAGAAGTCATACAGGACGCCGATCAGGAATAGGCCGCCGGTCAACAGGTAGATCAGGCCACTGATCCATTTGCTGGTATACATCCGATGCACACCGAAGATGCCGAGGAAGGTCAGTAGGATCCACGCCACGTTGTAGTCGTACTTGCCGGACGCAAACCGACAGTCCGCTTCGCGGTCCATGCCGGGGATCAGGAACAGGTCAATGAGCCAGCCGATCCCGAGCAGGCCCAACGTGAAGAACCAGATCGTTCCGGTCACCGGCTTGCCGTAGTAAAAGCGATGGGAACCGGTGAAGCCGAAGATCCACAACAGATAACCGATGGCTTTGCTGTGGGTATCCCTCGGGGGATTGCTCGATGGATGCATTGTTCGCCTCGTGCAGTGGTTTGGCGCGATGATGACATAGCCTGTAGCACCGAAGCCATTTGGCGATCCAAGTACGGGCGATGGATTCCCATCCTACGTACCGTCTCATTGGCCAGCCCGATGCAATGGAGCTCGCAGCCTCTCGTAGGCT
This DNA window, taken from Cupriavidus sp. D39, encodes the following:
- a CDS encoding DUF3800 domain-containing protein, which produces MRNEYHFYMDDSGSRDPDRNRSTDPQGPDWFALGGLLVRADAAEAAKASIAAFRERWPQMAGEPFRSYDIRNKTGRFRWLEALPRDQYQAFMGELTALIVALPIHVLACVIDRPGYNQRYMAQYGPRRWKLCRTAFSIAVERAAKVAHHHGGRLRIFVERSDQKTEAQFKGYFDDMRRVGAPFNTTTSQKYAPLAAETLHATLLEFRTKTKSSALMQFADLVLWPVCQGGYDANHRAYTALVQAGKLIDVLCTEDNGLQGIKYSCFG
- a CDS encoding helix-turn-helix domain-containing protein, coding for MPKTRFKSAASEAIHSAASDLYDMKVISKKTMREYDDLCIEKAPEFDAKAIARIRKDVKVSQAVFAHYLNTSASTVQQWERGDKKPSGIAARLLQVVQKHGLSVIA
- a CDS encoding type II toxin-antitoxin system RelE/ParE family toxin — encoded protein: MTALAQRVFKTKWFTKAAKDVGITDKELCKAARQLIEGQADDLGGNVWKKRLSKNTPRSIVINKIGEFWVFVFLFAKSDMENIDERELKDFKKLAKNYGKLTMAEVDEFVEAKKFVEICNA
- a CDS encoding H-NS family nucleoid-associated regulatory protein; amino-acid sequence: MSIEIERAQAITWIRIQMAQHGLSLADLQAAGCFAEPPPTPTPGAVRYRNAHGQGWDGRGAMPDWLQRAIHAGQTVEHFRIGNGTS
- a CDS encoding DNA-binding protein, which gives rise to MKTDLSPRFGAVSRYGITPTANKLYGLVRKGSMGTPTEVLVQFWQDLRDKMHVTIAHPELPDALKAIAANAVQSIWQAANEAASGELAALRAEARLQASEAEAQRDQARAAVVVAEQETAAVQAGLDAVQRARAALQGELEAERQAHAAARARHEEGVRQVEALERQLLELRTQFSAELEHTREQVAVAQERASATERRALREIDQKRTLRQKAEQALADLRAELAAAQARAQDAAVAGAEARARLQAERDTLSLRLAETEQALGRGQAARDELRAQLETAVRRAERADAQATATRRLVGAKRRVPVTRTKFKPGPA
- a CDS encoding plasmid pRiA4b ORF-3 family protein gives rise to the protein MSFDLQPAISVLQLRISLRGLSPPVWRRVIFPEHLTLAYLHSVIQVVMGWTDEHLHQFTIRGRRYGEAHEGVLQFSTVANELTLAAFSLREHEGFVYVYDFNAWWRHDIRVERRMLRQRPGPLPRCVAGCGPCPPEDIGGIERYLEARDERSEYEFLDWLESLREGPVMLDDLRDEVDQWLVWLDRRFDRRTANERLQQIPA
- a CDS encoding ISKra4 family transposase — translated: MRISLQVVVDTEGDAPATVTEIAQFERAGLDAGSLGLHLAEAKSLLGRLQRTMVAAQQVAEAVARTSVCPTCGAQLACKGHHHLVFRSAFGRLSIDSPRLYPCRQCKGDAPSFSPVAGFLPERVSPELQYLEVKFAALMSYGLTVNVLQEVLPLDHLLAASSIRRQVTVLGRRLEAEQAADARQQVEMAASIRSPDIPEPSPVRAIGIDGGYLRLAGRKRRQDGWFEVIVGKSMRDQGAGHSFAYVHKLEHRPADRMLNFLLREGVQPDQPVTFLSDGGDTVRSAQFGFGDRGECILDWFHIAMRVQNLEQMIKGRPAHSDGPSNAILIKALQGAKWHLWHGCPYPALRRLENLGWDLDAEASPEEAKLLGKLEELIIYLDNNRGFIVNYGDRYRHGEPIASGFVESAVNQVISKRFVKRQQMAWRPRHAHALLQIRTAVLNDQLRSHVERWYPSIARAENHRIAA
- a CDS encoding NINE protein, with the protein product MHPSSNPPRDTHSKAIGYLLWIFGFTGSHRFYYGKPVTGTIWFFTLGLLGIGWLIDLFLIPGMDREADCRFASGKYDYNVAWILLTFLGIFGVHRMYTSKWISGLIYLLTGGLFLIGVLYDFWTLNEQVSERNRIYP